The genomic DNA ACCGAGGACCACAGGTGATCGAGAACCAGTACTGGCTCCACTCCCGCGATCGCTCCTCCAGGTTAGGCGTGATCATTTCGGGCTGGTTGTTCTGCCGTAGGCTAAGGGTTGTACCGCGTCTTTCCCAGGCACGGTAGCGCAGGAATCGACCTCCAGCAACCATATTGCCCATTACTTCCCGGTGTGCCGCTGCCGTGTTGAAGAACGTCCCATTCGCAACCACAGCAGCTTGTAATCGCCTGACCATTTGTGGAAATGGCTCGTCCCCGTAGGTTCGCTCGGCGCTATTCGCTTGGGGAGCGTTATTGGCTAAGCCGATCGTGACCAGGGTTTGCGGATGACTCAGATCGACGCGGGTTTGATAGAACGCAATGCCTCGCAGCGAGCGCTGAGTGGTTTGAACCGGAGCATTTGCCTGGGCGATCGCCGTTTTTGTCATTGAAAATCCCGTCGCTAATGCCGCACCTCCCAAGCGGAGGAAGGACCTCCTCGATCGCTTGAAGCGTGGATAGATAGGAATCGGAGACAGCATCAGCACTGACCACTCTCAGTTCAGCAATGCAAATCATGGTATCGATCTTGGCTGAAGGGGGCAAGCCCGCAAGCAGTATCGCTCAGTCCTCTGCACCAGGACGATCGGACGGAGTTCGAGGCTTTTGTAGAATCTGCCATATCTTGTCCTCGGCAATAAGAAACCGACATGAACGATCGCGCCAATGAATGGGAGCAAACTGTTCTCAATTAACCAGCTATATCAATACTGAGCGGAACGATTTCCCCAGTCGTTGTCCAGCCTAACCACATTGGTTGTTGCGATCGAATGAGTTGACCTGTCATGGCACATCGTTCCTCTTGCTGGGCAGTTGCCGCGATCGTTGCTCGAATATCCGACTTGGATAACAGCGGGGGATGGGAGGGCACTTGCCTGTTCTCAGCAGCAAATGATTCTCCCTGAGAGAGGCAACGCCAATGCCCCTCATTGGGTATCGTCTGCTGCTCCACAAATTGCCAGAGAATCTTGCGGATGAGGGTTTGATACCCCTGCTCCCCCGACATCTGCCGCAATCGCTCCTTGAGTTCAAATTCCAGTCGGATACTGGTGACTTGCATTTCCGAAGTGCGACCTCGTTTGCTTGTATCCATCACCGGACATCCTTAAATTTCAACTGAGGGTGGACAACCTAATACTACAAGTGTAGTATGTAAACAGCCAAAATTGTAATACAAATACTACAGCCTTCCATGATACGCCTCCTTCTTACCTCCTCCAGCATCATGCAGTGCCGACCTCAACAAGGTTTAGGCAGAGCAGTGGTGCTGTGTGCGTTTGCGGAGGCGTATCGGTTTGACGGCGGTAAATCCGTCAGTGAAAGCATTCATAGCTTTATTGCCGGATGGCTGAATCCGGATCAATCCATGAGCAGCGGGAGGTGCAGGGTAGTCCTGACACCGACATAGGGAGAAACTCTATCCACTTTCCCCAACCCCCGCTCCTGGTGTTCAGAGGCGGGGATTCTTTTTTGAGGAGAAAAGTTATGCAAACCCAGCAGCGACAGAAGATTCCAATACTCCAGAACCAGGTTGTGGTGTTCTCAAAAAACTACCTGCCCCTGGCACGAAT from Leptolyngbya ohadii IS1 includes the following:
- a CDS encoding phosphodiester glycosidase family protein, which encodes MTKTAIAQANAPVQTTQRSLRGIAFYQTRVDLSHPQTLVTIGLANNAPQANSAERTYGDEPFPQMVRRLQAAVVANGTFFNTAAAHREVMGNMVAGGRFLRYRAWERRGTTLSLRQNNQPEMITPNLEERSREWSQYWFSITCGPRLVTNGRVSVTAESVRAEGFTTAHLVNPQTPAARSAIGFSQDGKQLLMVTFIDTVSLQGAAEVMRDIGAYQAMNLDGGASVALASLGSVLYPAGRNLTNVIAVYDTTNAAPAALQDAWRQFQQGEFRPELP